Proteins encoded by one window of Streptomyces sp. ALI-76-A:
- a CDS encoding phosphatase PAP2 family protein yields MNVRTDLRERDHRLTRWVASWRSDFARRVLPAVEESAQHTKLWWGAAIAMSTVGWRGRRAAAAGLTSMAVAELSSNCVLKQVLHRPRPPKDWISHEDVDERPDSSSFPSGHTAAGVAFSAGVAAVWPWAGAVCAVPAAMVAAERVHTGAHYPSDVAVGAVVGLAAAALVHRAPRLAVRRLL; encoded by the coding sequence ATGAACGTGCGGACGGATCTTCGTGAGCGTGATCACCGGCTGACGAGATGGGTGGCGTCGTGGCGGTCCGACTTTGCGCGCCGGGTGCTCCCGGCGGTGGAGGAGTCGGCGCAGCACACCAAACTGTGGTGGGGTGCCGCCATCGCCATGTCCACGGTGGGGTGGCGGGGGCGCAGGGCCGCGGCCGCCGGGCTGACGAGCATGGCGGTGGCGGAGCTGTCCTCCAACTGCGTGCTGAAGCAGGTGCTGCACCGGCCCCGGCCGCCGAAGGACTGGATCTCGCACGAGGACGTCGACGAACGCCCCGACTCGTCCTCCTTTCCCTCCGGGCACACCGCCGCGGGAGTGGCGTTCAGTGCCGGGGTGGCGGCGGTGTGGCCGTGGGCGGGCGCGGTCTGCGCGGTGCCGGCCGCCATGGTGGCCGCGGAACGTGTGCACACCGGCGCCCACTACCCCTCCGACGTGGCCGTCGGTGCCGTCGTCGGCCTGGCCGCGGCGGCCCTCGTCCACCGGGCTCCCCGCCTGGCCGTGCGCCGGCTGCTGTGA
- a CDS encoding YihY/virulence factor BrkB family protein — protein sequence MARIVKPQGRHDGHATAGSDGEVGRETTAGPDEQVERQAPDEPTQLPKRSWWAVLKGTVKEFKDDELADRAAALTYYGVLALFPALLVLVSLLGIAGQSATQQVLDNIQKLTPGAARDVISNAVKQLQGNAGVGSLLAIVGLLVAVWSASGYVAAFIRSANKVYDMPEGRPVWKVLPVRVGVTVVLLVLAVVSALIVVFTGGLASEAGAALGIGDTALTVWSIAKWPVLVVLVTIMIAILYWATPNVKGRGFKWITPGSVLALLIWMIASAGFAFYVANFGSYNKTYGTLAGMIIFLVWLWISNIAILLGLEFDAEMARQRAVAGGLPPDEEPYVPPRDTRKWSDEDRDRLE from the coding sequence ATGGCACGGATAGTCAAACCGCAGGGCAGGCACGACGGGCACGCGACGGCCGGTTCGGACGGCGAGGTCGGTCGCGAGACGACTGCCGGGCCCGACGAACAGGTGGAGCGGCAGGCGCCGGACGAGCCTACGCAACTGCCCAAACGCTCCTGGTGGGCGGTACTGAAAGGCACCGTCAAAGAATTCAAGGACGACGAGCTGGCCGACCGGGCCGCGGCACTGACCTACTACGGGGTGCTGGCCCTCTTCCCGGCGCTGCTGGTCCTCGTCTCGCTGCTGGGGATCGCCGGCCAGTCGGCGACACAACAGGTCCTGGACAACATCCAGAAACTCACCCCGGGGGCGGCGCGCGACGTCATCAGCAACGCCGTGAAGCAGTTGCAGGGCAACGCCGGCGTCGGCTCCCTCCTGGCGATCGTGGGTCTGCTGGTGGCGGTGTGGTCGGCCTCCGGCTACGTCGCGGCCTTCATCCGCAGCGCGAACAAGGTGTACGACATGCCCGAGGGGCGTCCGGTGTGGAAGGTGCTGCCGGTCCGGGTGGGTGTCACCGTGGTGCTGCTGGTGCTGGCGGTGGTCAGCGCGTTGATCGTGGTGTTCACGGGCGGACTCGCCAGTGAGGCCGGTGCGGCGCTCGGCATCGGGGACACGGCGCTGACCGTGTGGTCGATCGCCAAGTGGCCGGTGCTGGTCGTGCTGGTCACGATCATGATCGCGATCCTGTACTGGGCGACCCCGAACGTGAAGGGCCGGGGCTTCAAATGGATCACCCCGGGCAGTGTCCTGGCGCTGCTGATCTGGATGATCGCCTCAGCGGGGTTCGCGTTCTACGTGGCCAACTTCGGCTCGTACAACAAGACCTACGGGACCCTCGCCGGCATGATCATCTTTCTGGTGTGGCTGTGGATCAGCAACATCGCGATCCTGCTGGGCCTGGAGTTCGACGCCGAGATGGCCCGTCAGCGGGCGGTCGCCGGGGGACTGCCCCCGGACGAAGAGCCCTATGTCCCGCCCCGCGACACCCGTAAGTGGAGCGACGAGGACCGTGACCGTCTCGAATGA